TACTCTCAAACCTTCATCCAAGCTCTATAGTTAATATCAGACAGTTTGAGATTATAGTTTCTTTACAGATCATATAATTATGGCTAAGGTAGTGCATATACGCAAAAACATTTAGACGTAAATGTTATATCAAACGAAGGTCCAATGTTGGTCTCAATCTCTCTTACCAAAAATAGTTCAGTCATTTGGTGATCAAAAAGGGAGTTATCTAATAGCGCCTATGACTTACGGCGGATCCACTAGCCACTGGTAATGCCATAGTGTGGAGACACTATGTAAGGAAAATAGAGCCGAACTTCttattctattttctatttgAGTTAAAAAGCATATGTAAATACTAatctttgtttataaaaaagatttatcatACCACACATGTGAGTTTCGATTTAACTACCAAATGACTAGACTACaagagaaaaattaaaagttcaaaaaaaagaaagtcaAAATTTCAATGTAGTGAAACATGGTTTTCTTTTTGCTCTCCCGGTTTAACTGttacaataaaatacttatgattaaaacatcttaaaaatagtaaaatccATTGCggtttaataaatatgaataattttaaaaatgtacttctttctaatattatgtaccttgtgcgatcataaataaataattatcgtaaattatttttttcggaAATActtgaatacttaaattttcccaaagaaaattaaatttaccgaTAACACAATAATGCCAATGTTGTTTACAGTGTGggtaatcaatataaataaacattattgctTGAatgaatataactttaaaagaagaaatatattgaaaaataaaaatggttttcTGATCTCTCTAATGTATTCACAATTATCTAcgatttttttcaaaacaaaaaatgaaagtgTACAGTGCGATTCAAACGTTAATGCGCCCCTGAAGTTTGCGCATGACGTTGCGCTACACACACATTTTGGGTGTCCGCTGTAGCTGGGAGGGTAACAGCGCACGCTTGCTAACTTCACGCAGACGCATTGAAGTTTGAATCGTAGtgtacttatttctttaattccGAGATTCAAGTGacgagttttttgttttttagttgttatGAGTACCTAAGTGATTTTCTAATTGACTAGTTAACTTAAATGTACTTGTGAGATTTAtacaaaatactatttataccttaaaataaaaaagcaccaATTCTAAACTGGGTCCTCGATCGCTTTAGAGTTTCAAATCGTAACTTGTCAATGTAAAACTTACAGATATTGCGTGAGCTGTCAAATTTGACATGCAATCCATACCGTTAGGtacgattttaaaacattaacaaaatctaccgaaaataatattacaaaacaacaactaaatattattttccctAGAGATTGTATCTTGCCGATTTtcagacatattttattaaacaaagttAACTAACGTGTATATAAAATTACGTtagtctaattttttttaataataattcgtGTAGTTGTACGAAATGAATGAGTGTACattatattactaatatttacattttccaAGGGGACATACACACTGACAGCCTTCACTAATCGCTCAGGCTAGTTTTAATATCGTATTTAATAATTGAGAATGGGCATACCAACATCGTTTAAAATTttaggtaagttttttttttaaattttccgtTTAAAACACGAAAAACTGGTTTTCGTGCTTAACAAAACGGGATCTATATTGAGGTCACATAGTGGAGACGTTTCTTCAGTCTCGAGCGATTTGAATCCTTGTCTTTAGAAAGATTATTATGCCAAGAGACCACATCAGTTAAAACATCATAAGTACCAATTTTTCACCATATTAAGCCCATCTTAAGCTCGATAAGTATTGTTTTAAAGAATGCAGGCGAGAAGCTGACCCTTCAATTAAATACAGTAACTAccgtttataaaatattgttttatttacagacatttcatgttatatttaagtgatatttacttttaaaatacatgtaatcaaaatattgttattatataatgaGGTATACATATAAGGCGATGCTAAAATGTTACTCGATAATAATGTAAGTGACGTAGTGTATGGAAACTGATAGTACGCAGTCACGATATAAATGTCCTATTAGCAAatgtcataatatatattacaaccATAGAAATGTTGATCACCCTAGAAATGTTTTTGGCACTTCAAGTATAGATAACACTTGTCATCGAACGACGGCTACTAGCGGCCGTACTACCTATACAACGGGtaacataattaagaaataattttgaagggtatatgtatattttgcaTTTGTATATTTCtgaaaatgttatatttgtaaaaaatgttaaatcaaaagaagcattttttattccatacaaactaatcaTCAAAACAttcataagtatttacttatgtcaaccctattgaagataaaagaccgacatgcccatagtacctacgctacgcgacgcgtatctaataaagtgacaggagtcgcataatttttaattttggatgttatgttagggctgtatttgatttcttttagttttaaactatggcagtggtttactcaaaaactattaggttttcggtttcacgttAAAACTCAGATATGTACGTGTAAATGGTTTATCAGAACCAGCACACTAGTAGCTTTAGAGCGTAGAggcagttttttatatattacaatgtTTTCGTGGTACGAAATAACAATTGGTGTGCTCAGAGTCTCGTTCGCGACGACAAATTGACGCGTACACAGCATTTCTAGGGTCctgttattaatatttctatgatTACAACACAATGTTAAATTAATGATAGTTGTAAATCatcgtaaacaattttatagGAACTTGTAAACTCATTAAAGAGGAACTACTGATTAAAAAAGGGCACTGGCCTCTTCTCTCATACAACGCTATATAACCACAAgtcgttgcccgcgactttgtgtGTAGAAATGTTTATGTGTATGCATAAGTTAAACTTTATTGTATAACACTATGCATAACAACATATCGATCTCTTGCTCTATggaatacaaaaacaaattctttttttatatattaatagcgggcaaacaagCAAGTGGGCATCTCACGGCAACGGTACATTTTTGTGGAATATATATGATttatctctgtgctaaattttattCAGTATCCGTCTGCGTTCCaaaatttcttatttatgaTACTAGTAtagatagatttatttaatgtcATATTAGTAAGATGGGATGCCACAATCAATATCACAAAAGGGATAGAGTAACAAATCTCTAAAGCTACAGATGATAGCGTTAATCTCCTAATATTAGAGGATTCGGATGTGTATTTTCTCGCTATAATGTTTAGAGCATGTCCTCTCGGATCTGTTGTCCTATCGGACTACGAGAGTGAGGGAGTAGGGAGTGCAATTTGTTTGCGCATACACTAAAATATCTACCGCAAGTTGGAAAATCACTCTGGAGACCACCGCTGCGCAAGTTTTTGAAGAAAACTGTATTTTATCTTGGACTAGcggtcccccgcgacttcgtctgcttatCAGTCTACCTTGAAAGATAGgcatgctgtcgcggacttggCGTTACTTTATCCGTTTCCGTATCCGCTCCGCTCCTATTGGTAGTAGCGTGATGTGATATAGCCTGTAGcctcgataaatggactatgtaccaaaaaaagtttttccagTTGGTTcttgagattagcgcgttcagtTTCACGCATCACGAGTGCTCGAGCTGGCGCAGGTAGGCCGCCACGTCGCGCTTGCCCGCGGCGGCGGCGGCCTGCAGCGGCGTGAGGCCGGCCGCGTTGCGGAGAGTGGTCACCGGCACCTGCAGCGGCGTGAGGCCGGCCGCGTTGCGGAGAGTGGTCACCGGCACCTGCgccgcgcggcgccgcgccaaCAGCCGCACGCACGCCATCTGGCCGAACATGGCCGCGCCGTGCAACGCCGACTGCCCGTTCTGCGACCCACTCGTTATCAACAACTAGTAAAAGTTAACTAGCCACTCTGTACAAGCCAAATAAATATGACGAACACTGCgacttatattattacttttgtagGATTTTTCTCCCAAAAAAACAAGTGAAATAGGTATATGCACAtagaatcagcctggctgtttaCCGAGCATGACCTTACGGTAATTAGTTTTAGTTTGAAGTCTATTGTAACACTaacaataagaataataattctttatttggtaactatgacccatctacactattatataacagaataattaaaaacagtaataataaaaagatatatataaataaataagaattataataaaatatattaacataaaatatattgttaagcAAAGTACCTACAACTATGCAAAGATTTAATAAAAGGAACGGATTTGATACTGTAAAGGTCACAGGGGGTAAATTCTGACCActggattataaataaataaatatacaatacacacatcgcaatctagtcccaaagtaagcgtagcttgtgttatgggtaccaagatagctgatgaatatttttatgaatatgatacacataaatacttataatatacagataaacacccagacactgaaaaacaattatgttcatcacacaaacattttccagttgtgggaatcgaacccacggcctaggactcagaaagcagggtcgctgcccactgcgccagtcggccgtcaaatgtgcCGTCGGCCGTGGATTGtacaattatgttattttaaatacctacgTTACATATAAAACAACACATCTTACTGAAAGAAATACAGGATTTGTGAACTTGGCTACGATAGTTAATAATTCATGATGATAAACAACTTTCGTTCCGTAACTTTGAAGTCCCAGaatctttgtataaatataatcattataatcattgtaaaaaaaaatacgcggtgacaaccattaCATCAACTGTGTAAACATTTAAGGTCAAAGGATCACGGATGACTATGACCACAGGAAAAaggtttaaatgttttaaaatactgatgtgaaattattacttttagttAGGATTGACATTTGTTTTAGATAACTTTCATAAGAAACTGATGTTTCTACCTTTTTTTGACTACAGAGGTAATAATATACCCAACTTGGGTTACGTGGGATTCTCAACAACAATCGACTCTCACCAGATCTTGCTATGCTTTTATCTACCACAATACTAACCGGTAGTATGCCCAGGTTGGGCTTATATTTGAGCAGCTCCGCTACGACGGCGGCGTGGCCCTTGTGCGCCGCTTTGAACAGCGGAGTTGCGCCATCCTGAAATCAATGTAACAATGCAATCAAACACTATTCTAAGATTTGTAAGCTTTTGACATTTTAAGAAGTTTTTTATGCCCTTATAATTTTAAGTGGATAATCACTaacgttataaaataatattataatataagaattaaaagaaaaatttgtaGGGCGAGTCAAGtggtattttataaagaaactaGATATAGCGTAAAGGGAAGGTGGAAGAGAATGTTATTATCAGGAGTGCTGGtgtatcccacttctgatgatGGCTTTCATAACTTAGCAACACAATATGACACGacgtggtagagttactacaaacagacaaagttTCTGACTATTCGTTCACCCACCCACTCAAGCCATCGTGTCGTGTAATGTgcgcatcagaagtgggatcagtGTGCCGGCTCACCTGGCGCAGGCGGTCGACGTGCGCGCCGGCGGCCAGCAGCGCGCGCGCCACGCGCTGGTGGCCGCACTGGCAGGCGATCCACAGCGGCGACGCGCGGTCGCTGCGCACCGCGTCCACGCGCGCGCCGGCCGCCAGCAGCGCCGCGCACACCTCCTCGTGCCCGTTCTGCGCCGCTATGAACAACGGGGTCGCCTTGTCCTGCAAGCCGGGACGCGGTGTTGTATGCGGTGTATTACATGAGTGCACTAAGTATTATCACACGAgtattttaatacctaattgtCAACAGTTTAATTAGATTTCATCTACACCTATAATATTAGACTGCTACAAAAGATTCTCAAACATTAGAATGGTAAGTCTACTGAATATATATACACGTAAAATGGTAGTGACTGGCGTATCAGTAGAGTTTCGTGAGTAGagttctttttattaaattcatacagAAACAACGCATCGAGCAGTATAAATGTAACTGTCTAGTAAATCCTTTGCTtagaaggaataaaaaaaacaaaggaatgTTATGATATTCGGTAGAACAATATCATCCAAAAGATGCGATATGATATTATGGTTAATATGGcattgggtgttttaatgtCCGCAATAAGTTAACTGTTCCAGCCAATCATTTCTAGAAAATTAAAGCATAAATACCTACATGGGTAtgtgattaaatttaaaaaaaaaatctattaaatacatttgtaGGACTTCTGTCATTTCTGTCACATGAATTTTAAGATTTCAATATTAAATGTgcgttaaaacattttaatacattGGGCAGAGTACATACTCTGCccaatgtattaaaattatacgaTTGAAACTTAAACCAAGAATGGAATCACTTAGATCGTagactaaagattttaaacaaagATTTTCGTGGCTAATCAACATTTATTAACAAGTGAGGTCAGTGTAGTATGTCGAAAAGTTCGTGAAATatcaacaaaaagaacacgaaagcgggtagtcagattctgcccgtgacagccaacttgacatctcgcaTCTCCGCAGTCCTGTCGTGACCGCGACCCATGCAACATGCTCCAAATATCGAGAAATCCCATCTTAATATCGGGTTATGTACAAGTCGAAGTATTTTTACCATTTACCTTCATGCAGGAGTTGACGTTGGCTCCCCGGCGCACCAGCTCCTGCGCGACGGGCAGGTGGCCGCACTGGCACGCCACGAACAGCGGAGTGCCGCCGTCCTGCGCACCCACCACTGTACCTCACTGACTTGTACTAGGTTTGCTCGCTCGCTTTTGGGGAGTCGCTTTCGCAacttccttgtattttcctttttttgttgtgttgcaataaagtttttctattctattctattctattctattctctatAGCGTCAAAGTGAAATGGGCCTGTAGTCACTCGATTTAGAGTCTCAAATCCAAtccaggccgtagtccaccacgctggccaagtgcggctATCAGGCTTATTTtgttacgatgttttcctacatcgTAATTGCGTGTAATTaaattactgaaattaaaaacgcacttaactcagaaaagttaaaggtgcgtgccggggcaaagagaagccgaagctcttaccactaggctatcactgttcATATATcctgctgatttttttttacacatgcCAAAAGCTAGCTAAGAATTGCAGGctaatttgagttttaaaaatattagcgATTTAGATTCATTTTATCCTGacgttcaagtatttcgataaatgaaaacgactcttcgataccgagcgagcaaatcttgtactaagtgATCGTGAGTCGATCAATGTAATAGACAGGTAAAAGATATTGTATCTCGGTGAATATAGTTACATCAGAAGCTAGGTCGCGTGCGTACCGTGCTGGGCGCGTCGATGTCGGCGCCGCAGTCCAGCAGCAAGCACGCGATGTCCAGGAAGCCGCCCTGCGCCGCGAAGAACAGCGCGCTCGTCCCTGTCTGACACACGACCCCGCTGTACCCACTGTAGTACCCTCTCTCCTAGCAGCTAGCCCTGGGCTGGGGCTAGCATGCTCGACAcgagcagtggcgtgtatagagggtatgcaggtgatataaaatgaaggaagaatacttaagggtagataATCCTTTCTGGAgattttgtcattttatatcatctgcataccctctatgcacgccactggccacgAGATAATcatctctacccgttactcgtattttctACAGagatagtaataataatgtaataataaggTAATGTGTAGACAAAACTCGCTCGTGGCGCACATGCTAGCTTTATACAGGTGATCAATAACGATTTAGTCTAaattggtagcgggctaaccttttaggggtatggcatgagttatattaaacccttataCCCCAATCTctcaatcgcttggcggcacaacTTTGTCGATATGGTGAAAACTAGCCAcggagaaatttcagaaattataaatttctaaatatacCCCAGGTTGTAGCCCGGGACCTTCCACTCTTAAGACCACAGGGCTGACCACTGCTGGTTTGGCGACCTCCTCGGGGCATCGAAGAACGATGTAcgagtttataatttcagaatgtACTCTGCTCtcctaaaccggagcatcctcaggagatgttgactttacaattaatttgaatgttaatttcggagcgaaacattaTACATTGacgtagatctgtttggtgtggaatataaggattgaagaaattataaattagcccatacagattctcctgcttttcgcagagtatgtATGTACACCcaattaatttccataatatgtTGAGTTGAATGTCTCTGGTGTAATTACTGAGTGTGCTGAGATTTAAATTCATAAGGCATAACGTAATAAGACCAACACACATTAGCACATTAGGTCAATAACATAAAAGTTTCAATACGgctaaattattaaaacggTTCGGTATTCAAACCATCAAGAAGTCGTTTATTTCGCCGAGTGCACACTTGAGCGGTACGAAAGCAGCTCATTCATAAACCGTGAATTGCGATGAAAAGCGCCAAGAGCGAGCGCTTTTACAAAATGCCAGCTTTCGAGCTCGCTACATGATTCAGGGCTTTACTACCAACAAAGGGGAATTTTAAATGCGAGAATCTCCCTATATGAGTAGAGGTACTAAGGGCACTGAAGCAAGAATGGTATGTCACCAAAATAAatcttatgtacctacctagtcAAAtcgtatgtatataaaaataaaatgacctgaccgatttcaatgttttctttttgattTCTTTGCCTACTATAATTTggtaatatttcaaaaaaaggaTTTTGAGAACACCATCATTGtacttttcaaataaaattatatgtaacGTTATTCTTTTGACAATTTCGATTGGaaactttaagaaaattaaatttatgaaaacgtATGGATGGCCACTCGCTGCTCGATGGATTCTttgtaaaataagtttttgCATTGCAGCTGTGTATCGCATGTTTCAATTATTGTGAATTTTGCTTTAGTGACACATTATTGAACCAGAAGACCTTGTGAGATCAAtcgtaataataaatcataaaatcatacgcacacgcacacatataCCTATACACTCACTCACATACTCGTACACACATACTCACACTCCGTTTACATTCATTAGATATTAGGATTTTCGGAATAAagtacaaattcatttatttcaagtaagccccTACTttttttgaatcgtcaagtctgtctgtttgtagtgaatctaacaccggttcggaaggcagactctaccgagaagaagccggcaagaaacagcAGTTCCTCTATTCCAACAttgactatttatattttacattttaaccttaatttttttttatcttgtgagagatgaaagcagagccggatacttccaagcaacacagtacagtacaAACTCATGGATGGAGTCTAGCTAGCGAGCACAACAAGATCGCTAGAGATACATTCTTTTGTGACTAAAAACAATACCTACCTAACGTTACAAACGTTAAAGTTAGTTTTACCATAGGAGttcaataaactttttcattttcatttatgtcGGTGCGGGGATGGCACAAATGGGTGGCACGTACCGTCCGGCAGCAGGCGGGGTCCGCGCCCTGTGCCAGCAGCTCGCGCACGCACTCAGTGTGCCCCATGGCCGCCGACAGGATCAGCGGCGTGGTGCCGTCCTGCAAGCGGCACAAAATATTATGGTCATACAAACACAGCTCAAACAAAACTAAACAAATGTAACATCATCATCT
The Pararge aegeria chromosome 6, ilParAegt1.1, whole genome shotgun sequence genome window above contains:
- the LOC120624370 gene encoding ankyrin repeat domain-containing protein 29-like isoform X3; this translates as MSLKKESRTDVQFHLAALRGDCERLKQLLDTGKVHIDSRDRDGTTPLILSAAMGHTECVRELLAQGADPACCRTTGTSALFFAAQGGFLDIACLLLDCGADIDAPSTDGGTPLFVACQCGHLPVAQELVRRGANVNSCMKDKATPLFIAAQNGHEEVCAALLAAGARVDAVRSDRASPLWIACQCGHQRVARALLAAGAHVDRLRQDGATPLFKAAHKGHAAVVAELLKYKPNLGILPNGQSALHGAAMFGQMACVRLLARRRAAQVPVTTLRNAAGLTPLQAAAAAGKRDVAAYLRQLEHS
- the LOC120624370 gene encoding ankyrin repeat domain-containing protein 29-like isoform X2 — encoded protein: MSLKKESRTDVQFHLAALRGDCERLKQLLDTGKVHIDSRDRDGTTPLILSAAMGHTECVRELLAQGADPACCRTTGTSALFFAAQGGFLDIACLLLDCGADIDAPSTDGGTPLFVACQCGHLPVAQELVRRGANVNSCMKDKATPLFIAAQNGHEEVCAALLAAGARVDAVRSDRASPLWIACQCGHQRVARALLAAGAHVDRLRQDGATPLFKAAHKGHAAVVAELLKYKPNLGILPNGQSALHGAAMFGQMACVRLLARRRAAQVPVTTLRNAAGLTPLQAAAAAGKRDVAAYLRQLEHS
- the LOC120624370 gene encoding ankyrin repeat domain-containing protein 29-like isoform X1; the encoded protein is MSLKKESRTDVQFHLAALRGDCERLKQLLDTGKVHIDSRDRDGTTPLILSAAMGHTECVRELLAQGADPACCRTTGTSALFFAAQGGFLDIACLLLDCGADIDAPSTDGGTPLFVACQCGHLPVAQELVRRGANVNSCMKDKATPLFIAAQNGHEEVCAALLAAGARVDAVRSDRASPLWIACQCGHQRVARALLAAGAHVDRLRQDGATPLFKAAHKGHAAVVAELLKYKPNLGILPNGQSALHGAAMFGQMACVRLLARRRAAQVPVTTLRNAAGLTPLQVPVTTLRNAAGLTPLQAAAAAGKRDVAAYLRQLEHS